A part of Streptomyces sp. DSM 40750 genomic DNA contains:
- a CDS encoding ABC-F family ATP-binding cassette domain-containing protein, with the protein MSTPLSLTCTSLSFAWPDGTPVFDDLQIAFGPGRTGLVGVNGSGKSTLLKLIAGELTPADGTVRVAGEVGYLPQNVTLDTALKVDEALGIAAARAALHAIEAGDVAEEHFAAVGDDWDVEERALATLGQLGLGHIDLDRTIGEVSGGESVLLRLAALLLRRPDVLLLDEPTNNLDLYARRRLYDAVASWSGVMVVVSHDRELLELVDQIADLHAGEVTWYGGNYSVYEEALTTEQEAAERMVRVAESDLKKQKRELVEAHTKLAKRTRYANKMYENKREPRAVMKLKKRTAQVSAGKHRIMHEEKLTEAKERLDEAVEAVRDEDEIRVELPYTAVPTGRTVLTLLDLELRYGARVRGGLDLHGPERIALIGRNGAGKTTLLRTIAGELAPVSGETKAHVPLRFLPQRLDVLDDELTVAENVARFAPDATNNRIRARLARFLFRGARADQPAATLSGGERFRAALAALMLAEPAPQLLMLDEPTNNLDMASVRQLTTALESYEGALIVASHDLPFLESIGITRWLLMEEGELRATTPEEVGMTG; encoded by the coding sequence ATGTCTACTCCCTTGTCCCTCACTTGTACGTCCCTGTCCTTCGCCTGGCCCGACGGCACCCCGGTCTTCGACGATCTCCAGATCGCGTTCGGTCCCGGCCGGACCGGACTCGTCGGCGTCAACGGGTCGGGGAAATCCACCCTGTTGAAGCTGATCGCGGGTGAACTCACCCCGGCCGACGGCACCGTCCGCGTGGCCGGCGAGGTCGGCTACCTCCCGCAGAACGTCACGCTCGACACCGCCCTGAAGGTCGACGAGGCGCTCGGTATCGCCGCCGCCCGCGCCGCGCTGCACGCCATCGAGGCGGGCGACGTGGCCGAGGAGCACTTCGCCGCGGTCGGCGACGACTGGGACGTCGAAGAGCGCGCCCTGGCGACCCTCGGTCAACTCGGCCTCGGTCACATCGACTTGGACCGCACGATCGGTGAGGTGTCGGGCGGCGAGTCGGTCCTGCTGCGTCTGGCCGCGCTGTTGCTGCGCCGCCCCGACGTCCTGCTCCTGGACGAGCCGACCAACAACCTCGACCTGTACGCGCGGCGCCGGCTGTACGACGCCGTCGCGTCGTGGTCCGGAGTCATGGTCGTCGTCAGCCACGACCGTGAACTCCTCGAACTGGTCGACCAGATCGCCGATCTGCACGCCGGTGAGGTCACCTGGTACGGCGGCAACTACTCCGTGTACGAAGAGGCGTTGACCACCGAACAGGAAGCGGCGGAGCGCATGGTGCGGGTCGCCGAGTCCGACCTGAAGAAGCAGAAACGCGAACTCGTCGAGGCGCACACCAAGTTGGCAAAGCGCACGCGCTACGCCAACAAGATGTACGAGAACAAGCGTGAGCCACGCGCCGTGATGAAGCTGAAGAAGCGCACGGCCCAGGTGTCCGCCGGCAAGCACCGGATCATGCACGAGGAGAAGCTCACCGAGGCCAAGGAGCGGCTCGACGAGGCGGTGGAGGCCGTACGCGACGAGGACGAGATCCGCGTCGAACTGCCGTACACGGCCGTGCCCACGGGCCGTACCGTCCTCACCCTGCTGGACCTGGAGCTGAGGTACGGCGCCCGCGTGCGCGGCGGTCTCGACCTGCACGGCCCGGAGCGGATCGCGCTGATCGGCCGCAACGGCGCGGGCAAGACCACGCTGCTGCGGACGATCGCGGGCGAACTGGCGCCGGTGAGCGGCGAGACGAAGGCACACGTCCCGCTGCGCTTCCTCCCGCAACGGCTCGACGTCCTCGACGACGAGCTGACGGTCGCCGAGAACGTGGCCCGGTTCGCGCCGGACGCCACCAACAACCGGATCCGGGCCCGGCTCGCCCGCTTCCTGTTCCGGGGCGCCCGCGCCGACCAGCCGGCGGCGACACTGTCCGGCGGGGAACGCTTCCGGGCCGCCCTCGCCGCCCTGATGCTCGCCGAACCCGCCCCGCAGCTGCTGATGCTGGACGAGCCGACGAACAACCTCGACATGGCGAGCGTGCGGCAGCTGACGACCGCCCTGGAGTCGTACGAGGGCGCGCTGATCGTGGCCAGCCACGATCTGCCGTTCCTGGAGTCGATCGGGATCACCCGGTGGCTGCTGATGGAGGAGGGAGAGCTGCGGGCGACCACGCCGGAGGAGGTCGGAATGACCGGCTGA
- the mmpA gene encoding morphogenic membrane protein MmpA: protein MTTHRAPKPAAAPTQSVERAVTTGLLLAVIAGLAWIAGMVYTLTGWAQ, encoded by the coding sequence ATGACGACGCACCGAGCACCGAAGCCCGCCGCCGCCCCCACCCAGTCCGTCGAGCGTGCCGTGACGACCGGACTTCTCCTCGCCGTGATCGCCGGACTGGCGTGGATCGCCGGAATGGTCTACACGCTGACGGGTTGGGCCCAGTAG
- a CDS encoding MmcQ/YjbR family DNA-binding protein has translation MTVPRNALKKWEKVREFALGMPGAVEEFPWGESVAKVNKKVFVFLGVDDGSYPLGVTVKLKDEETHAHALTCPGAEPAGYGLGKAGWVRVPLAEKGAPGAELLCDWVEESYRVIAPKKLIAELETR, from the coding sequence GTGACCGTACCCAGGAACGCCCTGAAAAAGTGGGAGAAGGTGCGCGAGTTCGCCCTGGGGATGCCCGGTGCGGTCGAGGAGTTCCCGTGGGGCGAGAGTGTCGCGAAGGTCAACAAGAAGGTGTTCGTGTTCCTCGGTGTCGACGACGGCAGCTATCCGCTCGGCGTCACCGTCAAGCTCAAGGACGAGGAGACCCACGCCCACGCGCTGACCTGCCCCGGCGCCGAGCCCGCGGGATACGGCCTGGGCAAGGCCGGGTGGGTGCGCGTCCCCCTGGCGGAGAAGGGTGCCCCGGGCGCGGAACTGTTGTGCGACTGGGTCGAGGAGAGCTATCGGGTGATCGCCCCGAAGAAGCTGATAGCGGAGCTGGAAACCCGCTGA
- a CDS encoding WD40/YVTN/BNR-like repeat-containing protein, with amino-acid sequence MTTGLAAAALAAALAVPAQAHGEGRPPHWELKETGTDVRFRGLAAVSRNSAWLAGSAGTVLRTTDGGGNWRDVSPPGAQELQFRDIEAFDARRAVVLAIGEGEASRVYRTDDGGATWTESFRNTDPRAFYDCLTFFDPRHGLAMSDPVDGKFRILSTKDGGRSWTVLPNEGMPPALEGEAGFAASGQCLVNSGPRDVWLATGGAARARVLHSADRGLTWTVTDTPVPAGDPARGVFALAFRDRAHGIAVGGDYRADQPSPQAAATTGDGGQTWTPAAQPPPAYRSGVAWLPYSRTTALSVGPTGTDLTTDGGRTWRTVDTGSYDTVDCTPDRGCWAAGEKGRVARLEN; translated from the coding sequence ATGACGACGGGCCTGGCCGCGGCGGCGCTCGCCGCCGCCCTGGCGGTGCCCGCGCAGGCACACGGGGAGGGCCGTCCACCGCACTGGGAACTGAAGGAGACCGGCACCGACGTGCGCTTTCGCGGTCTCGCCGCCGTCAGCCGGAACAGCGCGTGGCTGGCGGGTTCCGCGGGGACCGTGCTGCGTACCACGGACGGGGGCGGGAACTGGCGCGACGTCTCACCGCCCGGCGCACAGGAGCTGCAGTTCCGGGACATCGAGGCATTCGACGCACGCAGGGCGGTCGTGCTGGCCATCGGCGAGGGAGAGGCCTCCCGCGTGTACCGCACGGACGACGGCGGAGCGACGTGGACCGAGTCCTTCCGCAACACCGATCCGCGCGCCTTCTACGACTGCCTCACCTTCTTCGACCCCCGCCACGGGCTCGCGATGAGCGACCCGGTGGACGGGAAGTTCCGCATCCTGTCCACCAAGGACGGGGGCCGCTCCTGGACGGTCCTGCCGAACGAGGGCATGCCGCCGGCCCTGGAGGGTGAGGCGGGCTTCGCGGCGAGCGGGCAGTGCCTGGTCAACTCGGGACCGCGCGATGTGTGGCTGGCGACCGGAGGGGCCGCACGCGCGCGTGTGCTGCACTCCGCCGACCGGGGACTGACCTGGACGGTCACCGACACCCCCGTCCCGGCCGGCGACCCCGCCCGCGGCGTCTTCGCGCTCGCCTTCCGCGACCGGGCGCACGGCATCGCCGTCGGCGGTGACTACCGCGCCGACCAGCCGTCCCCGCAGGCGGCGGCCACCACGGGCGACGGCGGGCAGACCTGGACGCCCGCCGCGCAGCCCCCGCCCGCCTACCGCTCCGGCGTCGCCTGGCTCCCGTACAGCCGTACGACCGCCCTCTCCGTCGGCCCCACCGGCACCGACCTCACCACCGACGGCGGCCGCACCTGGCGCACGGTCGACACCGGCTCGTACGACACCGTCGACTGCACCCCCGACCGGGGCTGCTGGGCCGCCGGGGAGAAGGGACGCGTGGCCCGGCTGGAGAACTGA
- a CDS encoding WhiB family transcriptional regulator produces MHNDTITPIDRAWQERALCAQTGADFFFPEPGSSVREAKRICGMCEMRTACLEYALSNDERFGVWGGLSEKERLRLRRTE; encoded by the coding sequence ATGCACAACGACACGATCACCCCAATCGACCGCGCCTGGCAGGAGCGGGCGCTGTGTGCGCAGACGGGGGCCGACTTCTTCTTTCCCGAGCCCGGCAGCTCGGTGCGTGAGGCGAAGCGCATCTGCGGTATGTGCGAGATGCGTACCGCCTGCCTCGAGTACGCGCTGTCCAACGACGAACGCTTCGGCGTCTGGGGCGGCCTGTCCGAGAAGGAGAGACTCCGGCTCCGGCGCACCGAATAG
- a CDS encoding SDR family NAD(P)-dependent oxidoreductase yields MGDGGGITEEELAAFHRTVGRLRALPVDDPVRLRAEQVAASFARDGRLRRRKALGAEKSAADAAAMAATATGAVERREDAPLATSVTGGGGVFLKPRTCYVCKTPYRQVDSFYHRLCPECAADNTARRALSTDLSGRRALLTGGRVKIGFQLALMMLRDGAELLVTSRFPHDTVRRFRAEPGSEKWLDRLTVVAVDLRDPRQVLGLCEQLRQEGEPLDILVNNAAQTVRRPPESYALLAAGEYDALPEGARQAPGFTPMRMLGDGAAALPVALREADEAGLLPDPSPENSWSARLGELDPAEVLETQLVNALAPALLCDRLLPLLLAAPHPRRYMVNVTAVEGRFAVRNKTAGHPHTNMAKAALNMLTRTSAAELADQGVHMCAVDTGWITDENPAPKKHRMAGAGFRTPLDIVDGAARVYDPIVRGEAGDPVSGVFLKDYREAEW; encoded by the coding sequence ATGGGCGACGGTGGCGGTATCACCGAGGAAGAGCTGGCGGCCTTTCACCGTACGGTCGGCAGACTGCGGGCGCTGCCCGTCGACGACCCCGTGCGGCTGCGGGCCGAACAGGTCGCCGCCTCCTTCGCGCGCGACGGCCGGCTCCGTCGCCGTAAGGCCCTCGGCGCCGAGAAGTCGGCCGCGGACGCCGCCGCGATGGCCGCGACCGCCACCGGGGCCGTGGAGCGGCGCGAGGACGCGCCGCTGGCCACCTCCGTGACGGGCGGCGGGGGAGTCTTCCTGAAGCCGCGCACCTGCTATGTCTGCAAGACGCCCTATCGACAGGTCGACTCCTTCTACCACCGGCTGTGCCCGGAGTGCGCCGCAGACAACACCGCCCGCCGCGCCCTGAGCACCGACCTGAGCGGCCGCCGTGCGCTCCTCACCGGCGGCCGGGTGAAGATCGGCTTCCAGCTGGCGCTGATGATGCTGCGCGACGGCGCCGAACTGCTCGTCACCAGCCGTTTTCCGCACGACACCGTGCGCCGCTTCCGCGCCGAGCCCGGCAGCGAGAAGTGGCTCGACCGGTTGACCGTCGTCGCTGTCGACCTGCGCGACCCGCGCCAAGTACTGGGCCTGTGCGAGCAGTTGAGGCAGGAGGGCGAGCCGCTCGACATCCTGGTGAACAACGCGGCCCAGACGGTACGGCGGCCACCGGAGTCATACGCGCTGCTCGCCGCCGGAGAGTACGACGCGCTGCCCGAAGGCGCACGGCAGGCACCCGGGTTCACGCCGATGCGGATGCTGGGCGACGGTGCCGCCGCCCTGCCCGTCGCCTTGCGCGAGGCCGACGAGGCCGGGCTGCTGCCCGACCCCTCCCCGGAGAACTCCTGGTCGGCGCGGCTCGGCGAACTCGACCCGGCGGAGGTCCTGGAGACCCAACTGGTCAACGCCCTCGCCCCGGCGCTCCTCTGCGACCGGCTGCTGCCGCTGCTGCTCGCCGCCCCGCACCCCCGCCGTTACATGGTCAACGTGACCGCCGTCGAGGGACGCTTCGCCGTGCGCAACAAGACGGCCGGCCATCCGCACACCAACATGGCCAAGGCCGCCCTCAACATGCTCACCCGCACCAGTGCCGCCGAACTCGCCGACCAGGGTGTCCACATGTGCGCCGTCGACACCGGCTGGATCACCGACGAGAACCCCGCCCCGAAGAAACACCGTATGGCCGGCGCCGGCTTCCGCACCCCGCTCGACATCGTCGACGGGGCGGCCCGCGTCTACGACCCGATCGTGCGCGGGGAGGCGGGCGACCCGGTGTCGGGGGTGTTCCTGAAGGACTATCGGGAGGCGGAGTGGTGA
- the ddaH gene encoding dimethylargininase codes for MPSKKALVRRPSPRLAEGLVTHVERTKVDVDLAVEQWEAYGEALRAHGWETIEVDPADDCPDSVFVEDTVVMYKNVALIARPGATSRRDETEGIEEAVAALGCSVNWVWAPGTLEGGDVLKVGDTVFVGRGERTNAAGVQQLRAAFEPLGARVVSVPVSKVLHLKSAVTALPDGTVVGHIPKMDAPSLFGRFLPVPEEAGAHVVLLGGDKLLMAASAPKTAELYSDLGYEPVVVDISEFEKLEGCVTCLSVRLRELYV; via the coding sequence GTGCCCAGCAAGAAGGCCCTCGTCCGCCGTCCCAGCCCTCGCCTGGCCGAAGGCCTCGTCACGCACGTCGAACGCACGAAGGTGGACGTCGACCTGGCGGTCGAGCAGTGGGAGGCGTACGGGGAGGCCCTGCGCGCCCACGGCTGGGAGACCATCGAGGTGGACCCGGCCGACGACTGCCCGGACTCGGTGTTCGTCGAGGACACCGTGGTCATGTACAAGAACGTGGCGCTGATCGCGCGCCCCGGCGCCACGTCCCGGCGCGACGAGACCGAAGGCATCGAGGAGGCCGTGGCCGCGCTCGGCTGCTCGGTGAACTGGGTCTGGGCGCCGGGCACGTTGGAGGGCGGCGACGTCCTCAAGGTCGGCGACACGGTGTTCGTGGGCCGGGGCGAGCGCACCAACGCGGCCGGGGTCCAGCAGCTGCGGGCCGCGTTCGAGCCGCTCGGGGCGCGGGTGGTCTCCGTACCCGTGAGCAAGGTGCTGCATCTGAAGTCGGCGGTCACCGCGCTGCCCGACGGGACGGTCGTCGGGCACATCCCCAAGATGGACGCGCCCTCGCTGTTCGGGCGCTTCCTGCCGGTGCCGGAGGAGGCCGGGGCGCATGTGGTGCTCCTCGGGGGCGACAAGCTGCTGATGGCGGCGAGCGCGCCGAAGACCGCGGAGCTGTACTCCGACCTCGGGTACGAGCCCGTCGTGGTCGACATCAGCGAGTTCGAGAAGCTGGAGGGCTGTGTGACATGCCTCTCGGTGCGCCTGCGGGAGCTGTATGTCTGA
- a CDS encoding plasmid stabilization protein, translating to MPRGSSPKRERQYEHIKESAEDRGESESRAKEIASRTVNKERARSGESKTASRTSTQDMSSGKRGGQRSHSGSEGPTYDQLYEEAKRRNIHGRSDMNKSQLKRALGK from the coding sequence ATGCCACGCGGTTCGAGCCCCAAGAGGGAACGCCAGTACGAGCACATCAAGGAGAGCGCCGAGGACCGCGGTGAGAGCGAGTCGCGCGCCAAGGAGATCGCCTCCCGGACGGTCAACAAGGAGCGCGCCAGGTCCGGCGAGTCCAAGACCGCGAGCCGCACCTCCACCCAGGACATGTCGTCCGGCAAGCGTGGTGGACAGCGCTCGCACTCGGGGTCCGAGGGGCCCACGTACGACCAGCTCTACGAAGAGGCCAAGCGGCGCAACATCCACGGCCGTTCGGACATGAACAAGAGCCAGCTCAAGCGCGCCCTCGGCAAGTAG
- a CDS encoding SsgA family sporulation/cell division regulator, protein MSTVIEQPVEARLVAAAPRMPSIPATLHYDRRDPFAVRMTFPAPATLEGVEVCWTFARELLVTGMEEPVGHGDVRVRPYGYDRLVLEFHAPEGTAVVHVHADEVRRFLERTTELVPLGLEHHQVDLDHDLAELMRDAC, encoded by the coding sequence TTGTCCACCGTCATCGAGCAGCCCGTAGAGGCCCGTCTCGTCGCCGCCGCGCCGCGGATGCCGAGCATTCCCGCAACGCTCCACTACGACCGTCGCGATCCCTTCGCCGTCCGCATGACCTTCCCCGCCCCGGCCACGCTGGAGGGTGTCGAGGTCTGCTGGACCTTCGCCCGCGAACTCCTCGTCACCGGCATGGAGGAACCGGTCGGCCACGGGGACGTACGGGTCCGGCCGTACGGCTACGACCGGCTGGTCCTGGAGTTCCACGCCCCGGAGGGCACCGCCGTGGTGCACGTCCACGCCGACGAGGTACGGCGCTTCCTGGAGCGTACGACCGAGCTGGTGCCGCTCGGCCTGGAGCACCACCAGGTCGACCTGGACCACGACCTGGCGGAGCTGATGCGGGACGCCTGCTGA
- a CDS encoding endonuclease V, producing the protein MTTVRIPAGWPATEEQALAVQDELRGKVVLDETGPPPGSGHVTGVDVAYDDERDVVAAAAVVLDAATLDVVAEATAIGRVSFPYVPGLLAFREIPTVLAALDALPGDPGLVVCDGYGLAHPRRFGLAAHLGVLTGLPTIGVAKNPFTFTYDDPGTPRGSASPLLAGAEEVGRALRTRDGVKPVFVSVGHRVSLGNACAHILALTPDYRLPESTRRADSLCRRALKDTTD; encoded by the coding sequence ATGACGACCGTACGCATCCCGGCGGGCTGGCCCGCCACCGAAGAACAAGCCCTCGCCGTGCAGGACGAGTTGCGGGGGAAGGTGGTCCTCGACGAGACCGGGCCGCCGCCCGGGAGCGGACACGTCACCGGCGTCGACGTGGCGTACGACGACGAGCGGGACGTGGTCGCGGCGGCGGCCGTCGTCCTGGACGCGGCGACCCTCGACGTGGTCGCCGAGGCCACGGCGATCGGACGGGTCTCCTTCCCGTACGTCCCCGGACTGCTCGCCTTCCGCGAGATCCCGACCGTGCTCGCCGCCCTCGACGCGCTGCCCGGCGACCCCGGCCTGGTCGTCTGCGACGGCTACGGTCTCGCCCACCCGCGCCGCTTCGGCCTCGCCGCCCATCTCGGCGTCCTCACCGGGCTCCCGACGATCGGCGTCGCCAAGAACCCCTTCACCTTCACCTACGACGACCCCGGCACGCCGCGCGGCAGCGCCTCCCCGCTCCTCGCGGGCGCCGAGGAGGTGGGCCGCGCCCTGCGCACCCGGGACGGCGTCAAGCCGGTCTTCGTCTCCGTCGGCCACCGGGTGAGCCTCGGCAACGCCTGCGCGCACATCCTCGCCCTCACCCCGGACTACCGCCTCCCGGAGTCCACCCGCCGCGCCGACTCCCTGTGCCGACGGGCCCTGAAGGACACGACCGACTGA
- a CDS encoding saccharopine dehydrogenase family protein, giving the protein MGGQDRADRAYDIVLYGATGFVGELTAEYLAEHAPEGLRWAIAGRSAAKLAALRERLPGGAEIGVLQADGTDPRAVRELARQARVVATTVGPYITYGEKLVAACADEGTDYLDLTGEPEFVDLTYVRHDARARETGARIVHAAGFDSIPHDLGAYFTVRQLPEDVPITVDGFVRAEGMFSGGTFNSALTGFSRARQTMAAAQDRKRHEPRTVGRRAYAPVSAPRYAKEIGAWALPLPTIDAQVVQRSARALQRYGPDFRYRHYAAVRTLPFAVGGVAFVGAVVAAAQVPPVRRWLGDRLKPGEGPSAERRAKSWFSVRFVGEGGGRRVFTEVAGGDPGYGETAKMFAESALCLAFDDLPDTAGQVTTAVAMGDALIERLRAAGITFRVAASQ; this is encoded by the coding sequence ATGGGCGGGCAGGACAGGGCGGATCGGGCGTACGACATCGTGCTCTACGGAGCCACGGGGTTCGTCGGGGAGCTCACCGCGGAGTATCTCGCCGAGCACGCGCCCGAGGGGCTGCGCTGGGCGATCGCCGGGCGCAGCGCGGCGAAGCTCGCGGCGCTGCGCGAGCGGCTGCCCGGCGGCGCGGAGATCGGCGTGCTCCAGGCGGACGGGACCGATCCGCGGGCCGTGCGCGAACTCGCCCGGCAGGCACGGGTGGTGGCCACGACCGTCGGCCCGTACATCACGTACGGCGAGAAGCTGGTGGCCGCCTGCGCCGACGAGGGCACCGACTATCTGGACCTCACGGGTGAGCCCGAGTTCGTGGACCTCACCTATGTACGGCACGACGCACGCGCGCGGGAGACCGGCGCGCGTATCGTGCACGCGGCGGGCTTCGACTCGATACCGCACGACCTGGGGGCGTACTTCACGGTGCGGCAGCTCCCGGAGGACGTGCCGATCACCGTGGACGGGTTCGTACGGGCCGAGGGGATGTTCTCGGGCGGTACGTTCAACTCCGCCCTCACCGGGTTCTCGCGCGCCCGGCAGACGATGGCCGCCGCACAGGACCGCAAGCGGCACGAGCCCCGGACGGTGGGGCGGCGGGCGTACGCGCCGGTGAGCGCGCCCCGCTACGCCAAGGAGATCGGGGCGTGGGCGCTGCCGCTGCCGACCATCGACGCGCAGGTGGTGCAGCGCTCGGCGCGCGCCCTGCAGCGCTACGGGCCGGACTTCCGCTACCGCCACTACGCGGCCGTCAGGACCCTGCCGTTCGCGGTGGGCGGGGTCGCGTTCGTCGGCGCGGTCGTCGCCGCGGCCCAAGTGCCGCCCGTGCGGCGCTGGTTGGGCGACCGGCTGAAGCCGGGTGAGGGGCCGAGCGCGGAGAGGCGGGCCAAGAGCTGGTTCTCGGTGCGGTTCGTGGGCGAGGGCGGCGGGCGCCGTGTCTTCACGGAGGTCGCGGGCGGCGACCCCGGCTACGGCGAGACGGCGAAGATGTTCGCCGAGTCCGCGCTGTGCCTGGCCTTCGACGACCTGCCGGACACGGCGGGGCAGGTCACGACGGCCGTCGCGATGGGCGACGCGCTGATCGAGCGGCTGCGCGCGGCCGGGATCACGTTCCGGGTGGCGGCGTCGCAGTGA
- a CDS encoding acyl-ACP desaturase, whose amino-acid sequence MSITSPHLGSPSTEWTDARLLYALEEVVEKELNRHLKVTKNWMPHEYVPWSDGRNFPGFFEDGEAWEKGQSKVTEVGRIALVVNLLTEDNLPSYHHEIATLFGRDGAWGTWVHRWTAEEGRHGIVMRDYLLASRAVDPDKLEEFRMSHMGEGFESDNRHSMLHTVAYVAFQELATRVSHRNTGHHSGDPVCDRMLARIAADENLHMIFYRNLLKAAFEFAPDLTMQAVRDVVVNFRMPGHGMPGFERAAAQMAIGEVYNMRIHHDDVLAPVIRYLKIMEIDGLGPEGTKAQEELGLYMGGLDAEARKFDEKLAARKARMAARAGA is encoded by the coding sequence GTGTCGATCACTTCTCCTCACCTCGGCAGCCCGTCCACCGAATGGACCGACGCGCGGCTGCTGTACGCGCTGGAGGAAGTCGTCGAGAAGGAACTCAACCGGCATCTGAAGGTCACCAAGAACTGGATGCCGCACGAGTACGTGCCGTGGAGCGACGGCCGCAACTTCCCCGGCTTCTTCGAGGACGGCGAGGCCTGGGAGAAGGGGCAGTCGAAGGTCACCGAGGTCGGCCGCATCGCCCTGGTGGTGAACCTGCTGACCGAGGACAACCTGCCCAGCTACCACCACGAGATCGCCACCCTCTTCGGCCGTGACGGCGCCTGGGGCACCTGGGTGCACCGCTGGACCGCGGAGGAGGGCCGGCACGGCATCGTGATGCGCGACTACCTGCTCGCCTCGCGCGCGGTGGACCCGGACAAGCTCGAAGAGTTCCGTATGTCCCACATGGGCGAGGGCTTCGAGTCGGACAACCGGCACTCGATGCTCCACACGGTCGCGTACGTCGCCTTCCAGGAGCTCGCCACCCGCGTCTCGCACCGCAACACCGGCCACCACTCCGGTGATCCCGTGTGCGACCGCATGCTGGCGCGCATCGCGGCCGACGAGAACCTCCACATGATCTTCTACCGGAACCTGCTGAAGGCCGCGTTCGAGTTCGCCCCCGACCTCACGATGCAGGCGGTCCGCGACGTCGTCGTCAACTTCCGTATGCCCGGCCACGGCATGCCCGGCTTCGAGCGCGCCGCCGCGCAGATGGCCATCGGCGAGGTCTACAACATGCGCATCCACCACGACGACGTCCTCGCGCCCGTCATCCGCTACCTGAAGATCATGGAGATCGACGGCCTCGGCCCCGAGGGCACGAAGGCCCAGGAAGAGCTCGGCCTCTACATGGGCGGACTCGACGCGGAGGCCCGCAAGTTCGACGAGAAGCTCGCGGCGCGCAAGGCGCGGATGGCAGCGCGGGCCGGCGCGTAA
- a CDS encoding CaiB/BaiF CoA transferase family protein, protein MSVAKTPGHGPLAGVRVVELAGIGPGPFAAMLLGDLGADVVRVDRPGGAGLAVNPLYDVTNRNKRSVIVDLKSPDGPDTVLDLAERADILVEGYRPGVAERLGVGPETCHARNPRLVYGRMTGWGQQGPLAQRAGHDIAYIALTGTLGMIGPPDTPPVAPANLLGDYAGGSLYLVVGVLAALHHARATGAGQVVDAAIVDGTSHLSAMIHGMLAAGGWQDRRAANLLDGGCPFYGTYETADGRYVAVGALEQQFYAEFVDLLGIKDRAPARKDVAAWGELRETVAARFKTRTRDEWTAVFEGSDACVAPVLSLREAPQHAHLAARGTFTDFGGITQPAPAPRFSATHTSVRSGPAQPGADTADVAHDWGISGLLRDASVKDGPSPDASSTGASSPDASREGHPLTPAPAPHPPAT, encoded by the coding sequence ATGTCAGTGGCGAAGACGCCCGGGCACGGTCCGCTCGCCGGTGTGCGCGTGGTCGAACTCGCGGGCATCGGCCCGGGACCGTTCGCCGCCATGCTCCTCGGTGACCTGGGCGCCGACGTCGTCCGCGTCGACCGGCCGGGCGGGGCGGGCCTCGCCGTGAACCCCCTGTACGACGTCACCAACCGCAACAAGCGGTCGGTGATCGTCGACCTGAAGTCCCCGGACGGCCCCGACACCGTCCTCGACCTGGCCGAACGTGCCGACATCCTGGTCGAGGGCTACCGCCCCGGCGTCGCCGAACGCCTGGGCGTCGGCCCCGAGACCTGCCACGCCCGCAACCCGAGGCTCGTCTACGGCCGTATGACCGGCTGGGGCCAGCAGGGCCCGCTCGCCCAGCGCGCCGGCCACGACATCGCGTACATCGCCCTGACCGGCACCCTCGGCATGATCGGCCCCCCGGACACCCCGCCGGTGGCTCCCGCCAACCTCCTCGGCGACTACGCGGGCGGCTCGCTCTACCTCGTCGTCGGCGTCCTCGCCGCCCTCCACCACGCCCGCGCGACCGGCGCGGGCCAGGTCGTGGACGCGGCCATCGTCGACGGCACCTCCCACCTGTCCGCGATGATCCACGGCATGCTCGCCGCCGGCGGCTGGCAGGACCGCCGCGCCGCCAACCTCCTCGACGGCGGCTGCCCCTTCTACGGCACCTACGAGACGGCCGACGGCCGGTACGTCGCCGTGGGCGCCCTGGAGCAGCAGTTCTACGCGGAGTTCGTCGACCTCCTCGGCATCAAGGACCGGGCCCCGGCCCGTAAGGACGTGGCCGCCTGGGGCGAGCTCCGCGAGACGGTCGCGGCCCGCTTCAAGACCCGTACGAGGGACGAGTGGACGGCCGTCTTCGAGGGCTCCGACGCCTGTGTGGCCCCCGTCCTGTCGCTGCGTGAGGCGCCGCAGCACGCGCATCTCGCGGCCCGGGGCACCTTCACCGACTTCGGCGGCATCACCCAGCCCGCCCCCGCGCCGCGCTTCTCCGCCACCCACACCTCGGTCCGCAGCGGCCCCGCCCAGCCGGGCGCCGACACGGCGGACGTGGCCCACGACTGGGGCATATCAGGCCTCCTGAGGGACGCTTCCGTCAAGGACGGCCCGTCGCCGGACGCCTCCTCGACCGGCGCCTCCTCGCCGGACGCCTCCCGTGAAGGACACCCACTGACACCGGCCCCCGCGCCGCACCCTCCCGCCACTTGA